The segment AGCTAATCACGGTTTTTCCTTTTTTTGGATTTATTAGAAAATTAAATTATTTTAGCTAAAATTGCATAAAAACGCTATAAAGGGGTGTGAAATGGCATATAAAAATGGTTATGTAATCACAGGCTCGATAGGATCTGGCAAATCTAGCGTTAGTAAAATTTTGCGTGATTTGGGCTATCAAATCATCGACGCAGACGAAATCTCGCACCAGCTACTGGACAAATCCTGGATAGATATTTCAAAAATTTTTGGCAATGAATACATTATAAAAGACGGCAAATCCGTGCGAATCCGCAGGAAAAAGCTAGGCGATTTGGTCTTTAACGACAAGGCAGAGCTTGTCAAACTAGAAGCAATCTTGCACCCAAAAATCAAAGATGAAATTCTAAGACAATCTGAAATTTTAGAACACCTAAATAAGCCGTTTTTTGCCGATATTCCGCTGTATTTCGAGCGCCAAAAATACGATGAATTCGACAAAATCATAGTCGTATATGCCCCGCACGACTTGCTTATAGAGCGCATTATGGAGCGAAACGCACTAACGCGTGAGCAAGCCGAGCTTAGAGTTAGTTTGCAAGCAGATATCGAATTTAAGCGTGCAAACGCAAATTTTGTTATAGAAAATGTTAGCGATAAAATAACACTTGAAAAAAATGTGAAAAAATTTTTAAAGGAGATAAATTGAATTTTTCAAAGTATAACGCATGCGGAAATGATTTTGTAGTAGTTGAGTTTTCACAAAGTGCCGAGCGTGGCAGTCTAGCTAGGGTGCTTTGCAACCGCGCAGAGGGTATCGGGGCGAATGGATTTATTTCGTTAAGCAACCAAAAAACCCCTGGAAGTAAAGACAATAATATCATTGTGGAATATTACAACCCAGACGGCACTAGAAGCCCGATAAGCGCAAACGCCGCAATGGTCGTGTGTATGTATGCTTATGAGCGATTTTTGGCTGGCAAAAATGTGAAATTCAAAAACGACGCCAATGTAATAAACGGCGAAATTCGCGGATTTGACACAGGCAGAAGCGTGAGTTTTGGCACAAAAAAACGAGATTCGAATTTTGGTCAAATTTATGGCATGGGCTCAAACCGCGCAATCACAGCAAATGTCGAGGTCGAGTTTGATAATGTCAATCGCCTTGGCGAGGGATTTATGAGCAATGGCCACATGTGGTATTTATACGAGGTCGGTATGCCAAATGTCGTAACCTTTGTCAAAGATTTGAGCGCATACAACCACACCCTAGCTACCGAGTTTAGCGAGAAATTTAATGCCAATGTAAGTTATGCTGAGATGAGTAACACGGGGGTTAGGGTGCGCACATACGCACACGGCGCGAAAAAAGAGGTGCTATCATGCGGAACTGGCATAGCTAGTGCATATATCGCGGGCAGAGCGCACTATAATCTGAGCGAAAACGCAAATATGGCGTGCGTGAGTGGCGAAAAAATCGGCGTAAAAATGCGTGGCGAGACTGCGTGCATATCAGGCGATGTCAGACACCTTTTCGACGGCGATTTTATCGCGTAAGGGGAGATTGTGAAAATCAAAAATATCGATCACTTTGTGATTTTAAGCGCAAATTTAGAGGCGACGCTGAAATTTTACGGCGAAATTTTAGGCCTTGAAATCGTGCAAAACGGCGCCAAAATGGCGGTTAAATTCGGAGATTCTAAAATCAATATCCACCAAAAACTAGCCGAATTTCTACCCGTAGCGAAAAATCAAACCTACGGCTCGGCTGATTTTTGCCTAATCGCTCAGGGCGACATCGATGAAATCGCGCGCGAAATCACCTCTCGTGGCGCTGTGATCGAGTTAGGACCTGTGGAACGAACCGGCGCGCTTGGCAAGATGAAAAGCGTGTATTTATACGATCCAGACGGAAATTTGGTCGAAATTTCTGTTTATTAAATTTGGGCTAAAATTTCAAAATTTCATAAATTTATCAAGGATTAAAATGAAAAAATTTCTTAAATTTGGCTTTGCAGTTTGCGTGGCTATGGGGCTTGCGGGCTGTGGCGGCGATAACGAGTGCGCGGTCTTTATCATGAACGAAAACGGACTAAACGAGCCACCATATATAAAAGAAGGTAGCAAAGCGGGCGTGTATGCGTGCAAAAGCGCCATGAGGATACGCACTATGGATATTTTGCGCCAAAGATCTTTCAAAGATAGTAGCAGAGGGAGCGCAAGTATGTTTAGTGTGTATGCTAGCATAGAAAAAGAGGAGCTAAGAATCCGGGCGAAGCGGGGCGAGATATTTTCTGATATCAACAAAATCACTAATGGAGTGCAAATCACGCCGGAGATAAAAGCTAAATTTGAGCAGGCAGATAAGGCGTTTGCGCTGCTAGAAAGCAAATCTAGCGAGAGTGAGTTTCACGATAATTTCGTGGAAGCCTTAGGGAAACTGGGCGAGTGCGATAAAGAAATAAGGCGTCAAAAAAAGGCAGATGAGGCCAAAGCAGGGGCGAAATAGTAGAATTTGGCGCGAAAACATAGCTGGTTGTGCGTGAAACCTGCGCCTTGTGATGACAAATCGAAGTAAATTTGCACCATTGTCGAAGTGGTTTAGGGAAATTTATATTTCGCTTTTAAGTGTCATTGCGAGGGATTTTGCGCCAGCAAAATTCCGTGGCAATCTACAAAGCCTAAATTACCAGCCACAAAAATGGCAAAATTTTGAAATTCTAAAAACGCATGAAATTCAAAAATTTTGCCATTTACCATATTGTTTATTTTGACTTTGTGGATTGCTTCGTCGCTG is part of the Campylobacter sp. VBCF_01 NA2 genome and harbors:
- a CDS encoding VOC family protein produces the protein MKIKNIDHFVILSANLEATLKFYGEILGLEIVQNGAKMAVKFGDSKINIHQKLAEFLPVAKNQTYGSADFCLIAQGDIDEIAREITSRGAVIELGPVERTGALGKMKSVYLYDPDGNLVEISVY
- a CDS encoding diaminopimelate epimerase gives rise to the protein MNFSKYNACGNDFVVVEFSQSAERGSLARVLCNRAEGIGANGFISLSNQKTPGSKDNNIIVEYYNPDGTRSPISANAAMVVCMYAYERFLAGKNVKFKNDANVINGEIRGFDTGRSVSFGTKKRDSNFGQIYGMGSNRAITANVEVEFDNVNRLGEGFMSNGHMWYLYEVGMPNVVTFVKDLSAYNHTLATEFSEKFNANVSYAEMSNTGVRVRTYAHGAKKEVLSCGTGIASAYIAGRAHYNLSENANMACVSGEKIGVKMRGETACISGDVRHLFDGDFIA
- the coaE gene encoding dephospho-CoA kinase (Dephospho-CoA kinase (CoaE) performs the final step in coenzyme A biosynthesis.), with the protein product MAYKNGYVITGSIGSGKSSVSKILRDLGYQIIDADEISHQLLDKSWIDISKIFGNEYIIKDGKSVRIRRKKLGDLVFNDKAELVKLEAILHPKIKDEILRQSEILEHLNKPFFADIPLYFERQKYDEFDKIIVVYAPHDLLIERIMERNALTREQAELRVSLQADIEFKRANANFVIENVSDKITLEKNVKKFLKEIN